One region of Gigantopelta aegis isolate Gae_Host chromosome 7, Gae_host_genome, whole genome shotgun sequence genomic DNA includes:
- the LOC121376980 gene encoding 60S acidic ribosomal protein P0-like yields MVKEDRATWKSNYFLKIVQLLDEYPKCFIVNADNVGSKQMQKIRQALRGKGAILMGKNTMMRKAIRGHLENNPGLEKLLNYIKGNIGFVFTKGDLVEVRDILILNKVQAPARAGAVAPLDVKIPAQQTTLGPEKTSFFQALSIPTKITKGCIEILNEVNLIKFGEKVGQSESTLLNMLNISPFHYGLQVEQVYDSGTIFNPSILDITNDDLRAKFMQVVRNVASISLMIGYPTTASVPHSIVSGFKRLLAVAVETDYSFAEAEKTKEFLKDPSKFAVAAVTAAPVAVAKEEKKEEKKAESESEDEDMGFGLFD; encoded by the exons CAATTGTTAGACGAATACCCGAAGTGCTTCATTGTGAACGCAGACAATGTTGGCTCGAAACAGATGCAGAAGATTCGACAGGCGCTGCGGGGAAAGGGAG CTATTTTGATGGGGAAGAACACCATGATGAGGAAGGCGATCAGAGGTCACCTTGAAAACAACCCAGGGCTTGAGAA acTGCTGAACTACATCAAGGGTAACATCGGCTTCGTCTTCACTAAAGGCGACTTGGTGGAAGTTAGAGATATTCTCATATTGAATAAG GTTCAAGCTCCTGCACGTGCTGGTGCGGTTGCTCCACTCGATGTGAAGATCCCGGCCCAGCAGACGACACTCGGACCAGAGAAGACTTCCTTCTTCCAGGCTCTCTCCATCCCCACCAAGATCACCAAGGGCTGCATTGAGATTCTC AATGAAGTGAATTTGATCAAGTTTGGAGAGAAAGTCGGACAGTCCGAGTCGACACTACTGAACATGTTAAACATCTCGCCGTTCCACTACGGTCTCCAGGTAGAGCAAG TGTACGACTCTGGAACGATCTTCAATCCCTCCATCTTGGATATCACGAATGATGACCTCAGAGCAAAATTCATGCAG gtGGTGCGCAATGTTGCCAGCATCTCTCTGATGATCGGCTACCCCACGACCGCATCCGTCCCGCATTCCATCGTCAGTGGATTCAAGAGGCTGCTCGCTGTTGCCGTGGAGACTGATTACTCATTCGCTGAAGCTGAGAAG aCCAAGGAGTTCCTGAAAGACCCATCTAAGTTTGCTGTAGCTGCTGTAACGGCTGCTCCGGTCGCCGTGGCAAAGGAGGAAAAGAAGGAAGAGAAGAAAGCGGAGTCCGAGTCTGAGGATGAAGACATGGGATTCGGTCTGTTCGACTAG